One genomic region from Salipiger sp. CCB-MM3 encodes:
- a CDS encoding GAK system ATP-grasp enzyme: MTKKIAVIGTPGKWSTEALADALEARTGYRQVIDMARVTLDLDAGTLMSEGIDLASLDGLILKKVAETYSPDALDRLEMLRVAEARGVRIFSSAERVLRLMDRLACTVTLSNAGVPMPPTTITEDPAAARDALERYGAAVFKPLFSTKARGMLLLERGAPDTEAQIAAFKSENPVMYIQKKADLSGHDLGMVFLNGAYVCTYARVSQTGSWNTTIHSGGKYAPFEPDPELIELGRKAQAPFGLTFTTVDIALTPDGPIVFEVSAFGGYSGAQKGCGIDAAALVAEHVIKEVSA, encoded by the coding sequence CGGACCGGCTATCGTCAGGTGATCGACATGGCGCGGGTGACGCTGGACCTCGACGCCGGAACGCTGATGTCGGAGGGCATCGATCTTGCCTCGCTCGACGGGCTGATCCTGAAGAAGGTGGCCGAAACCTACAGCCCCGACGCGCTTGACCGGCTCGAGATGCTGCGCGTGGCCGAGGCGCGCGGCGTGCGCATCTTCAGCTCCGCCGAACGGGTGCTGCGGCTGATGGACCGGCTGGCCTGCACGGTGACGCTTTCGAACGCCGGGGTGCCCATGCCGCCGACGACGATCACCGAAGACCCCGCCGCGGCCCGCGATGCGCTGGAGCGCTACGGTGCCGCGGTGTTCAAGCCGCTCTTCTCGACCAAGGCGCGCGGCATGCTGCTGCTGGAGCGCGGGGCACCCGATACCGAGGCGCAGATCGCCGCCTTCAAGTCCGAGAACCCGGTGATGTATATTCAGAAGAAGGCGGATCTGTCGGGGCATGATCTTGGCATGGTGTTCCTCAACGGCGCGTACGTCTGCACCTATGCCCGGGTCAGCCAGACCGGCAGTTGGAACACAACCATCCATTCGGGCGGCAAATACGCGCCGTTTGAGCCGGATCCCGAACTGATCGAACTTGGACGCAAGGCGCAGGCGCCCTTTGGGCTCACCTTCACCACGGTCGACATCGCGCTGACCCCGGACGGGCCGATCGTCTTCGAAGTCTCGGCCTTCGGCGGCTATAGCGGCGCGCAAAAGGGCTGCGGCATCGACGCGGCGGCGCTGGTGGCAGAGCATGTGATCAAGGAGGTCTCGGCATGA